The following coding sequences lie in one Polynucleobacter necessarius genomic window:
- a CDS encoding MmgE/PrpD family protein has product MITSPHLSRELASFAANLCVEDIPGEVMNRAEDLLVDWFGSAIAGKGSRPVELITQFAFNMGGFCFDSCWPI; this is encoded by the coding sequence ATGATAACTTCACCACACCTCTCTCGCGAACTAGCAAGCTTTGCCGCCAATCTTTGTGTTGAAGATATTCCAGGCGAAGTGATGAACCGAGCAGAAGATTTGTTGGTTGATTGGTTTGGTTCAGCAATCGCCGGAAAAGGATCGCGTCCTGTAGAGTTAATTACGCAATTCGCTTTCAATATGGGTGGCTTTTGCTTCGACTCATGCTGGCCCATCTGA